The window CGCATGTTCGGCCTGCAGCGACCACAAGCGCAAAGCCACTTGCGGCACCTGAAAAAGTTCGCGGATGTTCTCGACCGCCGATGCGGCCAGCTGGTCTTGCGGCGTCACCAACAATTCGCACGACCAGCGGTGCAGCTTGTCGGTCAAGATCATGTTCTCGTTGCCGTGCCGGATCATGTCCATGATGCGGTGCTCCAAACCCTTGATCTTGTCGCGCAGCATTTGCGCCTGGCGCTCTTGCAGGCCCACCGCGCGGTGGCTTTGCGGGTGGGTGAGCTGCACGGTGGCCAAGAGCGAGGCGTGGCGCTCGAAAAAGTCCGGCGTGTTCACCAAATAGTCGGCGATGTCGTCTTCGGTGATCGGACTCATGGGTTCAGGCGTGGTCATGCGGGGCTCCAGAAATTCAAAAGGTCAAAGTGAGTCAGGCACATCGATGCTGCCCTCAAAAACAGAAGTGGCCGGGCCGGTCATCAAGACCGGGCTGTCGGCCTGGCCCGCCCACTCGATGGTGAGCATGCCGCCCAGGGCCTGCACGTCCACACGCGCGTCCAGCCAGCCTTGGCGAATGCCAGCCACCACCGCAGCGCAGGCTCCGGTGCCGCAAGCCAGCGTCTCACCCGCGCCGCGCTCAAACACCCGCAGCTTGATCTGGCTGCGCGAGACGATCTGCATGAAGCCCGCGTTCACCCGATTCGGAAAGGCAGGGTGGTTTTCGATCAGCGGCCCCTGGGCCAGCACCGGGAAAGTGTCCACGTTGTCCACACGCTGCACCGCATGGGGATTGCCCATGGACACCACACCCACACGGGCAATGCCCCACTCGCCCAGCGCCAAATCGAACACGGGCC is drawn from Limnohabitans sp. 63ED37-2 and contains these coding sequences:
- the dapF gene encoding diaminopimelate epimerase, with product MHIRFTKMQGAGNDFVVLDETQGRLGLSTAQYRFLADRHFGVGADQILSVRPSPATGLDFEYVIHNADGGEVEHCGNGARCFVRYVRDKGLTDKSTVRVKVQQGEIELRMNPDGRVTVDMGAPVFDWALVPFNPIGLISDQVNGWPVFDLALGEWGIARVGVVSMGNPHAVQRVDNVDTFPVLAQGPLIENHPAFPNRVNAGFMQIVSRSQIKLRVFERGAGETLACGTGACAAVVAGIRQGWLDARVDVQALGGMLTIEWAGQADSPVLMTGPATSVFEGSIDVPDSL
- a CDS encoding DUF484 family protein; protein product: MTTPEPMSPITEDDIADYLVNTPDFFERHASLLATVQLTHPQSHRAVGLQERQAQMLRDKIKGLEHRIMDMIRHGNENMILTDKLHRWSCELLVTPQDQLAASAVENIRELFQVPQVALRLWSLQAEHAQAAYAQGVTEAVQTLATSLDRPYVGPNSGYEAVQWLDEPNQAASLALLALRAAPGQPSFGLLVLASPDAQRFNSQMGTDLLERLAELAGAALSVLQAQQA